The DNA segment TTGTTAATCTGAGCAGCTATTTTACCATTCCCAAGTTCTAGCGCTGTGTCGCCTGCTACTATATTATTTAATTCTGATAAATTTGGATTTAATTTTATATTTCCTGCTTGTATAGGCAAACTAGAATCAGCTGCAACAAAAAAATCTTCTCCGGGATTACCATCAAGTGTAAATCCTTGCTTGTGAATATAGTTAATATTTCTTGCGAGTGTATTTACAAAAGTATTTAGCTTCTGTTTTATAGAAGGTATTATTTCATCAAAAGACTCTACATTACCCATCATAACACTTAGATTGCTTGTTGATAATTCAGAAAGTTCTACACCTAGCTCTCCAGCTGCTGATTTATCTATATCTATAAAACTGCCTCCTGTTTTGTCAGTTATATATTCCCAACCAACTTCTCCAGTATCTCCTAATTTTCTATATTTTTCTTTTGAAACTACATTTGTGGAAATACCTAAAGCTTTTAAATCACTTATATATGATTGAGCATCAGCTAAATCTATAACATTACCATCTCCACCAATACTTTCATCACTTATTACTACCAGCTCTTTTAGTGAATTATCCGAATAAGTCATGCCTTTTACTAAGTTCACAACCTCATTGAAATTTTCTGCATCTTCTGGTTGTGTAGTAAAGTTAGCTGTTATATCTGTTTGAAAATCTGTGGTTATCTCTTTGGCCGGCGCATCACCAAATGTTACAAATTTAAACACTGGCTCTAGTCCACGTTTTTTCATATCTTCTTCGTATGTATTTATTATGTCATTTACCTTTGTCATATCTGTAGTTGTTAAATCTACTGCTATGACCACATCTACTTTTTGTTTTACTGTACCGTTACTTTTTTCAATTATTGTTTTAGCTACATTTCCTCTTGAACCTAAAACACCTGCAATTTCTCCATTTTGAATATCAACCATTGTATCATCATCAGACCAGTAGATATCAAAAAATGAGCTGCCATTTGTTTTTAACTTGAGATCATTCACATTGCCAGCCATTACTATATGTCTGTCACATATCCTTACATTTACAGCTCCAGATTCTGTCTCATAACAATCCATGTCTACAAGCTCTGATAATCTATCTAGTAGTCTGTTTCTTTCGTCTCTATAATCATTTGCTGTGACAAAATTTGATTCGTATTTCTTTATTTTTTCATTGATTTCAGCTATTCTATGAGCTATATCATTAACTTCTTCTACTTTATTCTTTATAGTATTATTGAGATTAACCTGTAAATCATCTAAATGGTCAGAATAATGATTAACTGTATCTATAAGAGCTTCTGCTCTTTCTTTTATCAAGCCTCTAATAGTTAGATTTGATGGGTCTTTTGATAACTCGTCCCAACTATTCCAAAACTGATCCATAACTTTTTGAAGACCTTCATCTGACATCTCATTCATTATACCTTGAACCTGCTCTAATACTTCATTTCTTGAATTATAAAAACCCAAAGCCCCTGAATGTTCTCTGTATTTTAAATCCAAGAATTCATTACGTATTTGTCTAATTTCTTGAACATCAACGCCAGTTCCTATTTGAAAGTTGCTATTTGATAAA comes from the Abyssisolibacter fermentans genome and includes:
- the flgK gene encoding flagellar hook-associated protein FlgK, whose amino-acid sequence is MANIIGTLSTAISGLYANNKALETTAHNIANVNNPYYVRQQVIQTTSSYKTLSNSNFQIGTGVDVQEIRQIRNEFLDLKYREHSGALGFYNSRNEVLEQVQGIMNEMSDEGLQKVMDQFWNSWDELSKDPSNLTIRGLIKERAEALIDTVNHYSDHLDDLQVNLNNTIKNKVEEVNDIAHRIAEINEKIKKYESNFVTANDYRDERNRLLDRLSELVDMDCYETESGAVNVRICDRHIVMAGNVNDLKLKTNGSSFFDIYWSDDDTMVDIQNGEIAGVLGSRGNVAKTIIEKSNGTVKQKVDVVIAVDLTTTDMTKVNDIINTYEEDMKKRGLEPVFKFVTFGDAPAKEITTDFQTDITANFTTQPEDAENFNEVVNLVKGMTYSDNSLKELVVISDESIGGDGNVIDLADAQSYISDLKALGISTNVVSKEKYRKLGDTGEVGWEYITDKTGGSFIDIDKSAAGELGVELSELSTSNLSVMMGNVESFDEIIPSIKQKLNTFVNTLARNINYIHKQGFTLDGNPGEDFFVAADSSLPIQAGNIKLNPNLSELNNIVAGDTALELGNGKIAAQINNLRDAYIFGSLNSDDYFRDIISDIGVTASTTKSFLESKTMLRNEVDSKRQAISSVSLDEEMTDMLKFQHSYAANSRVVNAVDEMLDRIVNGLGVVGR